A window of the Oryza brachyantha chromosome 5, ObraRS2, whole genome shotgun sequence genome harbors these coding sequences:
- the LOC102722017 gene encoding uncharacterized protein LOC102722017: protein MAVPVVADAATLLLLLLVLSCCSATRSTTVTTNGVDGGYVSAVGDPGMRRDGLRVAWEAWNFCNEVGREAPGMGSPRGADCFDLENGVDGRGQPTYRVVHRVSDADNNLRAGDPFPGAPANITDVDRYAAAKELYLGGRCQVADSPAPWQFWMVMLKNGNLDTAAAICPENGRPARPFPQGKFPCPGGAGCMNQPLVFHNRTALDATGRRLTGGLFGTYDLDAKDLASKEVSYYSVTWEKDLGSGGAGAGGWVFHHKLRTSPKYPWLMLYLRSDATSGFSGGYHYDTRGMTKIVPESPNFKVRVTLEVKQGGGPNSQFYLMDMGSCWKNDGRPCDGDATTDVTRYSEMIINPETPSWCTPGKVGLCPPWHTFRNGTRVHRADAARFPYAAYHLYCSPGNARAAEQPATPCDPYSNPQPQEIMQLVPHPVWGEFGYPTAKGQGWVGDPRTWELDVGAMSQALYFYQDPGTPPARRRWSSLDVGTEIYVSDHAEAEWTLSGFDILVPSK, encoded by the exons ATGGCCGTCCCCGTTGTTGCGGACGCTGCtactctcctcctcctcctcctcgtcctctcgTGCTGCTCGGCGACGCGGTCCACCACCGTCACGACgaacggcgtcgacggcgggtACGTGTCGGCGGTCGGGGACCCCGGGATGCGGCGCGACGGCCTCCGCGTCGCCTGGGAGGCCTGGAACTTCTGCAATGAGGTCGGCCGGGAGGCCCCCGGCATGGGCAGCCCCCGCGGCGCCGACTGCTTCGATCTCG AGAATGGCGTGGATGGGCGCGGCCAGCCGACGTACAGGGTGGTGCACAGGGTGAGCGACGCCGACAACAACCTCCGTGCGGGCGACCCGTTCCCCGGCGCACCGGCGAACATCACGGACGTCGACCGgtacgcggcggcgaaggagctGTACCTCGGGGGCCGGTGCCAGGTGGCCGACAGCCCGGCGCCGTGGCAGTTCTGGATGGTCATGCTCAAGAACGGCAACCtggacaccgccgccgccatctgcCCGGAGAACGGCCGCCCGGCGCGGCCGTTCCCGCAGGGCAAGTTCCCGtgccccggcggcgccggctgcaTGAACCAGCCGCTCGTGTTCCACAACCGCACCGCGCTGGATGCCACCGGCCGTCGGCTCACCGGCGGGCTGTTCGGCACGTACGACCTCGACGCGAAGGACCTTGCCAGCAAAGAAGTGTCGTACTACTCGGTGACGTGGGAGAAGGacctcggcagcggcggcgccggcgccggcgggtggGTGTTCCACCACAAGCTGCGCACTTCGCCCAAGTATCCATGGCTGATGCTTTACCTCCGCTCCGACGCCACCTCGGGATTCTCCGGCGGCTACCACTACGACACCAGAGGCATGACCAAGATA GTACCCGAGTCACCAAACTTCAAGGTGAGGGTGACGCTGGAGGTGAAGCAGGGAGGGGGTCCCAACAGCCAGTTCTACCTCATGGACATGGGCAGCTGCTGGAAGAACGACGGCCGCccgtgcgacggcgacgcgacgacgGACGTGACGCGGTACAGCGAGATGATCATCAACCCGGAGACGCCGTCGTGGTGCACGCCGGGGAAGGTCGGGCTGTGCCCGCCGTGGCACACGTTCCGGAACGGCACCCGCGTGCaccgcgccgacgccgcgcggTTCCCCTACGCCGCCTACCACCTGTACTGCTCCCCCGGGaacgcgcgcgccgccgagcaGCCGGCCACCCCGTGCGACCCCTACAGCAACCCGCAGCCGCAGGAGATCATGCAGCTGGTGCCGCACCCGGTGTGGGGCGAGTTCGGCTACCCCACGGCGAAAGGGCAGGGCTGGGTCGGCGATCCCCGGACGTGGGAGCTCGACGTCGGCGCCATGTCACAGGCGCTCTACTTCTACCAG GATCCgggcacgccgccggcgaggaggcggtggtCGTCGCTGGATGTGGGAACGGAGATATATGTCAGCGACCATGCCGAGGCGGAGTGGACGCTGAGTGGATTCGACATTCTTGTGCCCAGCAAGTGA
- the LOC102722300 gene encoding putative pentatricopeptide repeat-containing protein At1g10330 gives MVARSRHAASFAACCSYARLDLLLQENFSAPRRVLQVHALLLTSGALSLYLPHSHSQPAATAFPYNCLIHAHLRLRLRGFSSPPWGWGPLWIFSAMLARGVRPNRHTFPSLLKSSASSEAATAALHAQCLRRGLEGDRFVACSLLSAYGRDGRLPRDARKVFDEIPAPDLATCNAMLDVLGLSGDMSAARHLFDHMVARDVVSWTTIISGLTRNGYHWDAVQTFGGFLLQYKGRLAEATLVSILSACANLDAVEGLAAGMAVHGYIVRHEVQFTAFLGTALIDMYGKYGKLRCCSHAFRLVRDKEVCTWNALLSALANHGMETEALVKFEIMRSEGFLPNHITFVAVLTACARAGLVETGLDLFEGLFTEYKVVPMMVHYGCVVDLLGRAGCFTEAIRIIERMPFLPDASVWGALLGACKIHGNMELSAQIREKLIALGPQQPGRYVTVRNIYLEQGNWYSATRMGEVMQEAGIKKTVGQSSVVLNYTT, from the coding sequence ATGGTTGCCCGCTCGAGGCACGCCGCCTCGTTCGCAGCATGTTGCTCGTACGCCCGACTCGACCTGCTCCTGCAGGAGAACTTCTCCGCGCCGCGACGCGTCCTCCAGGTCCacgccctcctcctcacctccGGCGCGCTCTCCCTCTACCTCCCCCACTCCCACTCCCAGCCAGCCGCAACCGCCTTCCCCTACAACTGCCTCATCCAcgcccacctccgcctccgcctccgcggcttctcttctcctccatGGGGGTGGGGTCCCCTCTGGATCTTCTCCGCCATGCTCGCCCGCGGAGTCCGCCCTAACCGCCACACGTTCCCCTCCCTCCTGAAGTCCAGCGCCAGCTCCGAAGCCGCAACCGCGGCTCTCCACGCACAgtgcctccgccgcggcctgGAGGGCGACCGCTTCGTGGCCTGCTCCCTCCTCAGCGCGTACGGCCGTGACGGCCGTCTCCCGCGCGACGCGCGtaaggtgttcgacgaaattcCTGCTCCGGATTTGGCTACCTGTAATGCCATGCTTGACGTGCTGGGTCTATCTGGCGACATGTCTGCCGCCCGCCACTTATTTGATCATATGGTGGCTAGGGATGTCGTGTCGTGGACGACGATCATCTCTGGGTTAACGAGGAATGGGTACCACTGGGATGCTGTTCAAACGTTCGGAGGATTTCTGTTGCAGTATAAAGGACGGCTTGCAGAGGCCACACTCGTAAGCATTCTTTCAGCTTGTGCTAATTTGGACGCAGTGGAGGGGCTTGCAGCTGGAATGGCTGTTCATGGGTATATTGTTCGCCATGAGGTTCAGTTCACTGCGTTCTTGGGCACAGCACTCATAGACATGTATGGTAAATACGGGAAGCTTAGATGTTGTAGCCATGCTTTTCGATTGGTAAGAGACAAGGAGGTTTGTACGTGGAATGCACTGCTGTCTGCATTGGCTAATCATGGGATGGAGACAGAAGCACTGGTTAAGTTTGAGATCATGAGAAGTGAAGGGTTCTTGCCAAATCATATTACATTTGTCGCTGTATTGACAGCCTGTGCTCGTGCAGGATTGGTGGAGACTGGGTTAGACTTGTTTGAAGGGTTGTTTACTGAATACAAGGTGGTTCCAATGATGGTGCATTATGGATGCGTGGTAGATCTTTTAGGGCGTGCTGGTTGTTTTACAGAGGCAATTCGAATTATAGAAAGGATGCCATTTCTTCCTGATGCTTCTGTGTGGGGTGCACTTCTTGGGGCTTGCAAGATCCATGGCAATATGGAGCTTTCTGCTCAGATCAGGGAGAAACTAATAGCTCTTGGTCCTCAGCAACCTGGACGATATGTGACTGTTAGGAACATCTATTTAGAACAAGGGAACTGGTATTCTGCCACAAGAATGGGAGAGGTGATGCAGGAGGCTGGGATAAAAAAGACAGTGGGACAAAGCAGTGTTGTGCTTAATTATAcgacataa